The Longimicrobium sp. genomic sequence CACGAGATTGGGACGGACAAAGACTCAGAGGCGCATTGTTCAGGATGACAGAAAAACACCAGGATGCCGCCCGCGTGATGACCGCCGACTGCCTCTGCTTCAGGGCGCGGCGAGTGTCGCGCGCGCTGACGAGGATGTACGACGACGCGCTGCGCCCCCTGGGGATCCAGGCGACGCAGCTCACCCTGCTCAACGCGGTGACGATGTGCGGCGGCGAGGGCGCGACGATGGCCCGCCTCGCCGACATCCTGGCGATGGACGGCACCACGCTCTCGCGCAACCTGCGGCCGCTGGAGAAGGCGGGGCTGATGCGCATCGAGCGGCTCCCCGCAGACCGGCGGGTGCGGCTCGCGCTGCTGACGCCGGCGGGGGAGCGCATGGTGGCGGATGCGCTCCCGCTCTGGACGGAAGCGCACGCGCGCGTCGTATCCGCGCTCGGCGCGGATGCAGCGCTCGACCTGCGCGACCGCTTCGACGCGACCTCCGCCGCCGCCCGGCTTTGATGCGATAGATGGAGATCAAAACATCCGCGATTCGACGATCAGGCGCCTGCACCCATGCTGAAGGAAGGACCACGTGATAGAAAGCACAGTTCATCCATTGCGGCAGTCCATCGGACCCCTTCTCCCCTGCCCTTTCTGCGGCGGCGCGGCCACGGTGGAGGCGGACCCCTGGCGCGGCGAGAGCATCCGCGTCGTCT encodes the following:
- a CDS encoding MarR family winged helix-turn-helix transcriptional regulator; the protein is MTADCLCFRARRVSRALTRMYDDALRPLGIQATQLTLLNAVTMCGGEGATMARLADILAMDGTTLSRNLRPLEKAGLMRIERLPADRRVRLALLTPAGERMVADALPLWTEAHARVVSALGADAALDLRDRFDATSAAARL